From Prevotella sp. oral taxon 299 str. F0039:
CTCGTTCATTTACACTTGGTTTTAATTTTGGTTTCTAATTTAAAACAATCTATTATGAAAATTCTTAATATAAAAAATATAATGGCATGCACTTTTGCATGTGTTATACTCAATGGCTGTAGCTTAGAGTACGAGCCTTATGGTGTTCAAGGCTCTGTAAACTTCTGGAAAACAGAAGCTGATGTAAACAAAGCGCTTGATGCTTTCCATGCTTTTACTTATGAAGAAGGCATTACAGGTCGTGGATTTATGTGGTTTGAGAATTGTAGTGATAATCTTGTCACAGGTCGTCCCCAAGCAGAAGCAGCGCAAATCAAGAACTTTCAGATGTCGGCATCAAATGGTAGAGATGCCAAAGACAATTGGCCCGCAATGTATCAGCTTATCGCTAAAGCTAATGATGTTTTGAGAAATGTTCCCAGTATGGATATCTCTGCGGAGGTAAAGAAGGTTGCTTTGGGGCAAGCTCATTTCTATAGAGCTTTTGCATACTTGTGGTTGGCACCTTATTATGGTGATAATGGTCCTAATGGTGGAATCCCTATTGTTACCGAGAACACACCTACAGATGAATTAGATCAGCCACGTCCTGCTTCAGTTCTAGCGAATTATGATATGATTATTGAAGATATGGATAAGGCTGCAGCCTCTCTTCCTCTCTTTTCTCAGTTGAGTGAAGATGATTATGGCAGACCTCATCGTGCTGCTGCATGGGCTTTTGCTGCACGTGCAGCATTGTATGCAGCTCAGTGGGACGCTACATATTATCAAAAAGTAATTGCTTATTGCGATAAAGTTATCAATCTTACAGGAGCTGATAAAAGAGATCTTTATCCCGATTATACTAAGCTTTTCCGTCCTGAAAACAACTTCTGTGAAGAATATCTTTTCTCTCTTTTGGGCAATGCAACCGAAGGTCCAAAGTTTCATGGTATGTCTTTCCAGAATGGCGGATGGGGTTATTTCAACACATGGGGTTATTTCCAGCCTACACTAGAGTTGTATAAGGCTTTTGAAGCTGGTGATACACGAAGAGATGCAACCATTCTTTATCCTGGACAACATATAACTTATATTGGTCATGATATTCATTTTGGAGTTTCACCTGCAGCTATTTCAAGTACATCGGGAATGACCTTTAGAAAGTTCATGGCTCCTTTTGAAGATGCAGATTGTATTGGAAAAACCCTAAATCCTAGCGGAAACAATGCAAGTAACACTCTTGGAACTTGCCTTATTCGCTTTGCAGATGTATTATTGATGAAAGCTGAGGCTTTAATTTGGACTCAGGGTGAAGGTAATGGTGAAGCAAAAGCGCTATTAAATAAAATTCGTCATCGTGCAGGACTCCCACAAAACTCTTCTGCAACCAAAGCAGAATTGAAGAACCAACGTCGTTGTGAGTTGGCATTCGAGTTCCAACCAAGTCGCCATCTCGATCTTGTTAGATGGGGAGATGCACAAACTGTTTATGCTAAACCATTGCATGGAATTGTTACAACCACAGATGGAACAACCATAACAAGTGTTACTGAAAAAGAAATTTGGCCACAACGTACTTTCGATCCTGTAAAGAATCAAGTATTTGCAATACCCGCATCTGAGATTAATAAGAGTGTTTTGCACAACTTGAAACAAAATATGGGTTATTAATATAAATGAGTTAATGAGCAGTTGGAAAGACTTTCAAGGATAAAGAAAGGCTTTACCGACTGCTTATAAAACGAAATAATAAATAAAATTTCATCATTATGAAAAAAATATGGATATTACTAGTTCTTGTCTCAGTTCTTAGTGTTCAGAACTTATTTGCACAAGATAAGATAAAAGTGATAACATTTAATATTCGTTCATTTGAACCCGATTTTGATGTTGCACCCTATGCAGAATTGTTGCGTAGTGAAGAGGCTGATATCATTTGTTTGAATGAAGTGGAAAATAGAAGCTCTCGTCAGCAACGTGATGGTAAATTCCGTGATGTTGTGGCAGAATTGGCGCAAAAACTCAATATGTTTGAAATCTTTGGATACTCTTATAACCTTGCCAACAAGAGAGGTGAGTATCCAGAAGAAAACTATCGTTATTCGCTTAACGAGCTTTATGGTAATGCCATCTTATCTCGTTATCCTATTTTGAATAGCAACTGTTTGCAACTTCCACGTCCTAAAGGTTCTGCCGATCAAAGAGGTGTAGTGTATGCAGATATTCTTCTTCCTACAAAAAAAATGTTCAGAATTGCAAGTACTCATTTAGATCACATGGGAGGACAGCTCGAACAGGCAGAGGTTCTTGTGTCAGATAAAGTATATACCTCATCTATTCCTATGATCTTAACTGGAGATATGAATCAAGGTCCTGGTTCTTCAGTGATTAATAAAATCGAAACAGCTTTTGAACGAATGGATAATGACAATGGAACTTATTTAGGATTGTCAAAAATTGATTTCATTTTTGGTTCAAAAGGCAAGTGGACTTTTGAGTCATGTCGTGTTCTCGACCGCTTTTTTAATGGCAAAGAACTTTCCGATCATTGTCCTGTTGTTTCGGTAGTAAAAATGAAATAGAATTGAGTTCACACATTGTATAATTTATATTCTATATCTTATCATTTTTTAAGTCAATTCCGCAGGTTCTAAAAGTCTTATCCATATGCTCGAAAAAGCATTGATATTGCACTTCAAAAGCATTGCTTTTGCATGCTAAAAGAATAGCTATTACAGTCTAAAAGCAATTGTTTTGCAACACCATAGTACAGAGCATTGATGATAGATGAGATATAAGTAATGAATAATTAAAATAAAAATAACGATATGAAACACCTACATTTATTTTTCCTTTTCGGTGCACTTTTGTGTGCTTCTTGTATTCAAGAAGAGTGGGGCGTTATTCCTAATCATCAAGGAAGTGCTGAAGAAATAAAGGAATGGGATAAAAATAAAACAATTGATGTTTATGTTGTTTCTAACTTGAGCAATAATACAGAAACACAAATTGATGCTATAGCAAGCTTCTTTAATAACAAAGGCAAGGATTGTTCTATTGGCGTTGTTGAACGTTCGGATATTCAAAATTATCCATCGTATAGTGCTTGTAAGAATTTTTCTACAGATCTTGCAGTGAAAACTGCTCGTTTTGCATCATTTTCTCTTCAACGTTATGCCGCAAACAACATTGAAGGAAGCACAATCTTGTTTAATCATAAATTGAATACAGAAGAAAGCTTTAAGGTAACTGATGATTGTTACATCAAATTTGTGCCTATTATGGCTCAAAGCAATGTGCAATCGCCTGTAAAAATCCTTGTGCCTTTTGCCACAACACGTTTTTCTAGCGAAGAACAGATCAGAGCATCTCTTCCAATACTTACTCGCTTAGAAGGTAATGGTTATGGAGCTGTCTTGGTGGGAACTGTGAAAAACCAATTAACCGAGAATCTTCGTTCTACAGTAAAGGAATTGAAAAACGTAAAAATAACCTTTGCAGTTAAAGAGGCAGATAAAGATTATGCTTTGTTTGTTATTGCTCCAACATCATGGATGTTGAGAAAAACAGATGAAACTAAATTGTCTGGAACATCAACTTATTGTCTTTCTATCGAGGCAAGTGTTAAATAATATATGATCTTTTCTATCACTCTATGGCTTTTAGAGTGGTAGAAAAGATTTCTTCTTCTCATCTTTTCAAAACGAAAAAAAATGAATTATCACGCAATCTCCCTTTGTACTCTATTTCTTTCCTTTGTTTTGGGAGTAAAAGGACAACAAAACACTACCCAAACATATACCTTAAAAACT
This genomic window contains:
- a CDS encoding endonuclease/exonuclease/phosphatase family protein, coding for MKKIWILLVLVSVLSVQNLFAQDKIKVITFNIRSFEPDFDVAPYAELLRSEEADIICLNEVENRSSRQQRDGKFRDVVAELAQKLNMFEIFGYSYNLANKRGEYPEENYRYSLNELYGNAILSRYPILNSNCLQLPRPKGSADQRGVVYADILLPTKKMFRIASTHLDHMGGQLEQAEVLVSDKVYTSSIPMILTGDMNQGPGSSVINKIETAFERMDNDNGTYLGLSKIDFIFGSKGKWTFESCRVLDRFFNGKELSDHCPVVSVVKMK
- a CDS encoding RagB/SusD family nutrient uptake outer membrane protein; its protein translation is MKILNIKNIMACTFACVILNGCSLEYEPYGVQGSVNFWKTEADVNKALDAFHAFTYEEGITGRGFMWFENCSDNLVTGRPQAEAAQIKNFQMSASNGRDAKDNWPAMYQLIAKANDVLRNVPSMDISAEVKKVALGQAHFYRAFAYLWLAPYYGDNGPNGGIPIVTENTPTDELDQPRPASVLANYDMIIEDMDKAAASLPLFSQLSEDDYGRPHRAAAWAFAARAALYAAQWDATYYQKVIAYCDKVINLTGADKRDLYPDYTKLFRPENNFCEEYLFSLLGNATEGPKFHGMSFQNGGWGYFNTWGYFQPTLELYKAFEAGDTRRDATILYPGQHITYIGHDIHFGVSPAAISSTSGMTFRKFMAPFEDADCIGKTLNPSGNNASNTLGTCLIRFADVLLMKAEALIWTQGEGNGEAKALLNKIRHRAGLPQNSSATKAELKNQRRCELAFEFQPSRHLDLVRWGDAQTVYAKPLHGIVTTTDGTTITSVTEKEIWPQRTFDPVKNQVFAIPASEINKSVLHNLKQNMGY